The genomic DNA AATTACTGAATACTTCCCACATTCTCTCCATATTCATATCGTCCTCagtatatttatacattcacGGCACTTAAAGTCTCccacgcaaaaaaaaataaaaaaaataaaaatgaagacaCACAACGTGGGCAAATGAGTTGACTGTTTAATTTCCCATGATGCCTCTGGCAGTGAAAGCCCACACCAGTTGCTACTTATAGCTCTGAAAGGGATACCCACAGATCCCTGAGCACGCCGTCTGCAGCGCGGTGCGGAGTCGCCGTGGTAACCTCACCCACTCCAGTGCATCCAGTGTACCTCCaccagcacacagacacacaacatgacgTCGTTGGGAAAGTTTGGCTCCAGAGTTCATGGATGACGAGGaaataaagaacaacaaacgttgttgttttttacctttTGGGAACATTCTGAGTGCCTTTGTAGTTtccttgtgtgtctctttaatCATTGTGtgcctctttgtagttgctttgtgtctttgtggtggttgtgtgtctctttgtagttgcgttgtgtctttttgtgtctttgtggttgttttgtgtctgtttgtagtcatgttatgtctctttgtcgtcattCTGAGTCTCTGTAGTTTCCGTGTGCGTCTCTTTTGTccctttgagtctctttgtagtccttttgtgtctttgtggtggttAAGTCATTTTAAGTCTTGTTGTCATCATTTTGAGTccctttgtagttgctttgtagtccttttgtgtctttgtggtggttAAGTCATTTTAAGTCTTGTTGTCATCATTTTGAGTccctttgtagttgctttgtatctttttgtgtctttgtggtttgtttttgtctctttgtaggcCCTTTGAGTCTCTTAGttgctttgtctctttgtagtcatgttactttgtcattgttttgagtctctgtagtttccttgtgtgtctcttttgtccatttgagtctctttgtagtccttttgtgtctctgtggttgttttctttctttgtagacattttgagtctctttgtagtttccTTTGTgtagtcgttgtgtgtctctttgtaggcCCTTTGAGTCTcttagttgctttgtgtctttttgtctctttgtggtcatgttaagtcactttgagtctctttCTGGTTTCCTCGTGTGTCTTTGTAataattgtgtgtctctttgcatcCGTTTGTCGTGTtggtgtctttgtggtctttctgagcctcttctgtctttttattattatcttttggggcattttgcctttttaataGACCGATAGACATAATAATGAGTCATTAAGCAATCAAAGTTGATTACAGCCCCGTGTGCATCTCGGAGAGCTGATATCTTTTAGAAATATTGCAGCTCAAATGTGATACGAGTGACTCACGAGGACGTCGTCGTGGGTTCAAACTGCTGACACGGATTTCTCTAAAGCTGCGTCGGCTGTCTGAGCTCCTTTCTCATCTCTCCCACTTccttttaaatatgaatgagtATGAACCGCAGAGCCGAGGTTTTCTGCTCATTCCATCTGCTGTTTGGTTTTcctttaattaaatcaattgCTTTTcaccatctacacacacacacggtacagAAACCCTCCCAGAGGCACCGTCCTGCTCGTTATCTCGCCCCCGAGGGTCGAGTTATGAAGATTGATGATCTGATTGCGAGTGTCATCCGTTGTCTTTGTGCCGGCAGAGAGGAGGCGACAGGGCAAATTCCAGCCCTTCAAACGACTCTtcgggaggaagaagaagagggaggcgAAGCGGGGCTTCGATGGAGCGCAGCTGAAGGACGGTTTCTCCACCGGGGGGGTGTGCAACGGGGTCGCGTCCGACGATGAGGAGTCCAGTCAAGATCTGAGGTATTTACTCAGATAAAAGGGTCATTGTTTTTACacatatttgtccttttttgccATATTTTTGCTGATAAAAGCTGCAACCACaggtgttgttattattattattattattattattattactgaggGCCTATACAGGAAGTATGTAACCTTCCTGCAGCCTTCATCCAgatggattattttattttcacgaCGCGGTTGCACAACATGCTGAGAACAGGGCGTTGAAAAGGCCCGACGCCATTTCAGCcgttctgttttgtttgtgaatggatgaatggatgaatggatgaatggatggatggatggatggatggatggctgagtggatgaatggatgagtggatgaatGGCCCACAGCACTGAAGACGCTCTCGTTCCCTCCGCAGTGAGTTGAATCCCATCGGTTCTCGAGCCCTCTCGCACGACAGCATCTTCATCCCGGAGGAGCCGGCGGCCGAGCCGGGTCCGGATCACACCATGTCCCAGGAAAACGTGTCGGATAAAGTGAGGAACCTGCAGGTGAGGAATCAGGTGGGGAATCAGTAGGTGGGGAATCTGTAGGTGGGGAATCAGGTGAGGAATCTGTAGGTGGGGAATCTGTAGGTGGGGAATCAGGTGGGGAATCTGTAGGTGGGGAATCAGGTGAGGAATCTGTAGGTGGGGAATCTGTAGGTGGGGAATCTGTAGGTGGGGAATCAGGTGAGGAATCTGTAGGTGGGGAATCTGTAGGTGGGGAATCAGGTGAGGAATCTGTAGGTGGGGAATCTGTAGGTGGGGAATCAGGTGAGGAATCTGTAGGTGGGGAATCTGTAGGTGGGGAATCAGGTGAGGAATCTGTAGGTGGGGAATCTGTAGGTGGGGAATCAGGTGAGGAATCTGTAGGTGGGGAATCTGTAGGTGGGGAATCTGTAGGTGGGGAATCTGTAGGTGGGGAATCTGTAGGTGGGGAATCAGGTGAGGAATCAGTAGGTGGGGAATCTGTAGGTGGGGAATCGGGTGAGGAATCAGTAGGTGGGGAATCTGTAGGTGGGGAATCTGTAGGTGGGGAATCTGTAGGTGGGGAATCTGTAGGTGGGGAATCAGGTGGGGAATCAGTAGGTGGGGAATCTGTAGGTGGGGAATCGGGTGAGGAATCAGTAGGTGGGGAATCTGTAGGTGGGGAATCTGTAGGTGGGGAATCAGGTGGGGAATCAGTAGGTGGGGAATCTGTAGGTGGGAATCTGTAGGTGGGGAATCTGTAGGTGGGGAATCTGTAGGTGGGGAATCTGTAGGTGGGGAATCAGGTGGGGAATCAGTAGGTGGGGAATCTGTAGGTGGGGAATCGGGTGAGGAATCAGTAGGTGGGGAATCTGTAGGTGGGGAATCTGTAGGTGGGGAATCGGGTGAGGAATCAGTAGGTGGGGAATCTGTAGGTGGGGAATCGGGTGAGGAATCAGTAGGTGGGGAATCTGTAGGTGGGGAATCTGTAGGTGGGGAATCTGTAGGTGGGGAATCGGGTGAGGAATCAGTAGGTGGGGAATCTGTAGAGGAATCTGTAGGTGGGGAATCTGTAGATGGGGAATCAGGTGAGGAATCAGGTGCACTTGTTTCAGGACGGTTCGTCGTCCGTCTGCATGCGTCACGTGTGTCGCTTTCTCTTCGTGTCCAAACAGAGGCAGATAGCACAAGGCATCAAGTTTGGCCAGAGGCCTTCGTCTCAGAGGAAGAGTGAGGGAGACGAGGGGAGTTCAGATGAGGAAGAGGTTCCCCCGAGCCCCCTGAGGGTCTTGGCCCGGGTAGAAACCGAACCGGCAACGACGGAGCCGAAGGTAACAACCTTTTTACCTCGTGTGTGGGTCCATTTTTAAGGCGAAACATGCATTTATAATTTTTTGAGATTTGGggtatgcagaggggtttgttcacacagcattcagagactcatttattatacattttattaattaaaatatggAGGAATTGATTttttgacagtattttctgatttgatataaaataaattctCTCTGTAAAAGATCTTTGATCCAGTTaacatttctgttctggaaacgtatgaaaatgtgcaaatatttaataagataatgcataatttacatatttaagtATTGAATATCTGAAAACGTGTAGTAGAAAAAATATTGTCTTAATGTAAGTCATGAACTtgtgaagtttcatggtgatatctgttagtttaatttctttaaatattgatCTTTTTTACCCAAAAGCAGGTCCAGGGCGCTCCACAGGCCGGACCCCACAGCGCCCCCCCGGTGAGGTCCCCGAGGTCCAGACGAGTCCTTTCGCCCGCCGGCACCATCGAGTCCATCAACCTGGACTCCGTGCCCCAGTCGGCGCCTCGCTTGGACAACAGCGCCGCCAAGCACAAGCTGTCCGTCAAACCCAAAAACCAGAGGGTGTCCCGGAAACACCGGCAATTTCGCACAGGTGAGCCTCCTgtcgttatttttttttgcaacgttCCCCGaaccttttaaacatttttttttaaaagtgacatACCATAATAGCACATATTTCCTCATTCCCAGGACCTGCAGGAGGTCTCCATTCCCGGCGCGGTGCCAGAGGACGCCGAGGAGGCCAGCGTCTCCTCGGACGACCGACGCCGAGCGTCCGTCGAGTCCTTCGAAAGCTTCAAGAAACAGAGACTCcatgaggaggagagacgggagacgaggaggaggagggagctggaggacatcaaacaggaggaagaggagaaggaggaagcggagcggcggaggaggaagagcgaagcctcaagagaggagaggaggaggagggaggaggaggagatgaggatcagagaggaagaggaaaggaggatgcgggaggagcgggaggaggaggagaggagacgactggaagagcagagaatgaaacgacgacaacaacaggaggaggaggaggaggaggaagccgaGGAGGCAGCGGGAGCTCGAGGccgagaggaagagaaaagctaagagaggaagaggaggaaagaaagaaagaggaggaagcggagAAGCTGAGCTgcaggagacggaggagaagaagcacgcggaggcggaggagaagatgaggaaggagcaggaggagcagaggaaggccGAGGAGCTGCgctggagggagatggaggagagacagaggcctTTCTCTTTCAAAGTCTCCTCCGGGGAAAACAGATTTTTGTTCCAGAAGGTCCACCTGACGCCCGTCACGCCGGCGGCGTCCAGCCCACCAGGGCGGCAGTGTGTCCGAGCAACGGAGAGCGCCCgggcctcctcctgctcctctttcctcctcctccgaaaGGCCCAGAGTCCCCCAACCTGCCGACGTCCCCGTACGTCCCCCACACCGCCATCTTGGTGACGGGCGCACAGCTCTGCGGGACGGCCGTCAACCTGAACCAGATCAAAGACACGGCGTTGCATGTCCTGCTGGGTTTTGGGGGACGACCGGAAGGCGCAGGGAACGCCGCCGACCAAGAGCAAGACTTCGCCGGACCGCAAGTCCGGCAAAACCAAATCGCTCAACGAGTCCCTCGACTCTCCACGGACCAGTTCTGTCCTGGCCGAGTGGGCGAGCATCAGGTCGAAGATATTCaaggggggtggaggaggggaaatACGGCGAGTACCCGGACGCGGGCAAGAACCAGCCCGACGGCGCCGACACCGACGCCGACGCCGACTCGGCGGCGTTCTCCCACACCAACCTCAGGAAGACCATGTCGGCCAGCGCCAAGTTCTCCATCACCCCGGCGAAGAAGAAGTTCGGGAGATTCAAACAGGAAACTCCGAGGTGTTCGGCGCCGACGAGAAGGACGCCGGAGAGGAGGCCGACCGCTCCGTCTGACGCGCCCGACGCCGCCGCCACCTCGCCGGTTCCGACCGGCAAACCTCAGAGCAGGACGAGCAAAACCGTCCCGCATCGCGGAGAGAGGCTCAGAGGAGTGCATGTTCGCCAAAGACCTCCCTCGTTCCTGGTCCCCAGCCCCGGAGCCAAATCCGAGGCGTCGGAGTCGGAGACGGAGGCGTCTGAAGGTAGAGAGGCGGACGGCGAGGACCAGCTCTCGCCGTTCGGCATAAAGCTGAGGAGGACCAACTTCTCGCTCCGCTTCACAGCGAACAGTCCAccgagaagaggaagaagcgaTACAGCGCCGGGGACAGCTTCGACGGCGTGCCCTCACCTCTCACCCCCATCGAGCCGGACTCCGACGCTTCCTCCGTCTTCTCCGACAAATCCACGAGTCCCACGTCGCCTCAGAGAGAAGTCGCGGCGGGAAAGAACTCGCACGCGTCCGCCTCTCCCGCCGccgtcgccgccgccgcccctcGGGCCAAAACCGGGTAAATCTACCAGCCCGGCCGCGCACGGCGAAGGCGAGAAAGTTCTCTCCAAGCCACCGATGTACCGGAGGCCGACGTCATCGCCGAAACCCGGCGGAGCCTCCCCGACGCCCCCCGCCGTCGCCGCTGCCCAAAGCGGTCCGCGGGAATCCCGGCGAGCCCGCGCTCCAGACGGGCGGGGCCCGCCGAGCCGTCGGCGGTCGCTCAGTTGCACCGGAGCAACCGCCAGGGCCACGTCCAAGTGGAGGAGGAGCCCGAAGGAGAAGAGGTCCTTCTTCCCCTCCATTAACATCCCCTGGAGGGAGAAGGCGGACAGGAAGTCGGAGCTCATCAAGAGAGGTCGGTTTGATTTATTCGGGCTGCCGACATTCAGTGTCCGCACGACATACCTGCTCCAACAAATGGGCGTTTTTTGGGGGTCTTTGTCatgaaaaacagattaaaaaaaaataagggtAGGGtgacagaataataataataatttgatttgtatagcgccttaaaaaggtactcaaggcagtttaaaagacaaacaatagaaggGGCAAGTAATGGAGGAGGCCCTGAACCCCCCAGGGACAGAGAAGGAGGGTGTGCAGGtggcaggaggtcagaaaggtatgaaggGGTTCAGGGTTCTGAAGGGCTTTGTAGGCAACAAGGAGAATCTTGAAACTGGATTATTTGCtgtatggggagccagtggaggttttTAAAGGACTGAGGGGTCATGTGGTCTCTGAATGcgggagtgggagaggagagcTGAGTTCTGAtgtagtttgttgatgattGGTGGATGTTAGGGTTAGAATAGACGAACAACCGAGGCTCGTCTCTGCAGGCCGTC from Cyclopterus lumpus isolate fCycLum1 chromosome 4, fCycLum1.pri, whole genome shotgun sequence includes the following:
- the cracd gene encoding LOW QUALITY PROTEIN: cancer-related regulator of actin dynamics homolog (The sequence of the model RefSeq protein was modified relative to this genomic sequence to represent the inferred CDS: inserted 3 bases in 3 codons; deleted 12 bases in 11 codons; substituted 1 base at 1 genomic stop codon); protein product: MFPKVLLQWCAAVSSCAAEIAKAIMASARSLPPPLTAAEGCAVTMATDATETKHDVVLEVTESKGPERRRQGKFQPFKRLFGRKKKREAKRGFDGAQLKDGFSTGGVCNGVASDDEESSQDLSELNPIGSRALSHDSIFIPEEPAAEPGPDHTMSQENVSDKVRNLQRQIAQGIKFGQRPSSQRKSEGDEGSSDEEEVPPSPLRVLARVETEPATTEPKQVQGAPQAGPHSAPPVRSPRSRRVLSPAGTIESINLDSVPQSAPRLDNSAAKHKLSVKPKNQRVSRKHRQFSQDLQEVSIPGAVPEDAEEASVSSDDRRRASVESFESFKKQRLHEEERRETRRRRELEDIKQEEEEKEEAERRRRKSEASREERRRREEEEMRIREEEERRMREEREEEERRRLEEQRMKRRQQQEEEEEEEAEEAAGAREEERKKEEEAEKLSXQETEEKKHAEAEEKMRKEQEEQRKAEELRWREMEERQRPFSFKVSSGENRFLFQKVHLTPVTPAASSPPGRQCVRATESARASSXSPNLPTSPYVPHTAILVTGAQLCGTAVNLNQIKDTALHVLLGLGDDRKAQGTPPTKSKTSPDRKSGKTKSLNESLDSPRTSSVLAEWASIRSKIFKGVEEGKYGEYPDAGKNQPDGADTDADADSAAFSHTNLRKTMSASAKFSITPAKKKFGRFKQNSEVFGADEKDAGEEADRPSDAPDAAATSPVPTGKPQSRTSKTVRIAERGSEECMFAKDXPSFLVPSPGAKSEASESETEASEGREADGEDQLSPFGIKLRRTNFSLRXHSEQSTEKRKKRYSAGDSFDGVPSPLTPIEPDSDASSVFSDKSTSPTSPQREVAAGKNSHASASPAAVAAAAPRAKPGKSTSPAAHGEGEKVLSKPPMYRRPTSSPKPGGASPTPPPSPLPKAVRGNPGEPALRRAGPAEPSAVAQLHRSNRQGHVQVEEEPKEKRSFFPSINIPWREKADRKSELIKRDKPSLQSRHSLESAKVQEKEAGPLWITLALQKQKGFRRQQQNREDRRSHREIKLAEKQARERDSPRREPRERRRDSPSSKAQTPEEPKRPDSLLGRLERRDHLKKANTLPSSVTVEISDSTPSPPAVKEVTKRFPSGDSPQVSTEPAWLALAKLKAKAWIDCPQIINTPPPPPPPRDCTPLDSEGYRNQNSP